One stretch of Pomacea canaliculata isolate SZHN2017 linkage group LG1, ASM307304v1, whole genome shotgun sequence DNA includes these proteins:
- the LOC112553481 gene encoding bis(5'-nucleosyl)-tetraphosphatase [asymmetrical]-like: MAAKDMVVAAGFIVFRRLGQQIEYLVMKHKYGGHWGTPKGHVDPGESEFETALRETEEEAGLKKENFTIFENFRSVLHYEVRGKPKKVVYWLSELTDPKTCVTLSEEHTDYKWLSLDEACRLLQFNNMQKALREAEEFIKNLS, from the exons ATGGCAGCCAAAGATATGGTGGTAGCAGCAGGTTTCATTGTATTTCGACGGCTAGGTCAACAAATTGAATATTTAGTAATGAAACACAAATACGGAGGACACTGGGGGACGCCAAAAG GTCATGTTGATCCTGGTGAGTCAGAATTTGAGACAGCATTAAGGGAGACTGAAGAAGAAGCtggtttaaagaaagaaaattttacaatttttgaaaatttcagATCTGTTCTTCATTATGAGGTACGTGGGAAGCCGAAGAAAGTAGTTTACTGGCTCTCAGAACTTACTGATCCCAAGACTTGTGTCACACTATCTGAAGAGCACACAGACTATAAGTGGCTTTCTCTGGATGAAGCATGCAGGCTTTTGCAATTTAATAATATGCAAAAGGCCCTCAGAGAAGCAGAGGAATTTATAAAAAACTTGTCCTAA
- the LOC112553454 gene encoding piwi-like protein 1 translates to MRCGLLGEHKDIFNIRLFDGSILYMPTKLPNEETVLFSTRKTDGKKIKLIVKFTKQLPSEQCPHLYNILLRRVMHILQMCQVGRYYYNPSTPSNVPAHKLEVWPGYISAIKEHEGGLFLMLDSSHRVLRTETVLDMMSKLAQEKPSSFQDDVIKNLLGCIVLTRYNNKTYRIDDIEWDKNPSDTFETSSGKSVTFQEYYWTHYGKKVDGNQPLLIHRPKARKVGGATIQPRTEVICLIPELCYLTGLTDDMRKNYSVMKDLAAHTRVTPTQRLETMKKFIDSINKNDTARTQLEEWGLMLDTSAIAVDGRQLNIETITMGSNAKFSAGPRAEWSREMSNCQLISTVDLNHWLILYIQRNLSEVNSLLLEVSRVTPLMGMSVQQPIRVVLNDDKTDTLIRSLRQNVNPKIQLVMVVFPTSRDDKYNAVKKYTFVDCPVPSQVILSNTLRKKDKLKSVVQKIMFQVNVKLGGVLWAVKIPLERLMVIGIDTFHDAAHGRRSIGGFVSNIDPDCTRWFSRVCIQMKSEELLSGLSVCVTAAIRKYYEVNHFLPEKIVVYRDGVGDGQLPMVSDYEVQQIESCFAKFGADYFPKTTVIVVQKRINTRIFLRENDRKLENPPSGTVLDHTVTKRDMYDFFLVSQHVRQGTVSPTHYIVLHDNIGLPPERNQALAYKMTHLYYNWPGTVRVPAPCLYAHKLSYLVGQSLHKAPSEELCDRLFFL, encoded by the exons ATGCGGTGTGGACTACTGGGTGaacacaaagatatttttaatatcagaCTGTTTGATGGAAGCATATTGTATATGCCCACCAAACTCCCAAATGAG gagaCTGTTTTATTCTCCACACGGaaaacagatggaaaaaaaattaaactaattgTAAAGTTTACCAAACAATTACCTTCTGAGCAGTGTCCACAtctctacaatattttacttcgCAG GGTCATGCACATTCTGCAAATGTGTCAAGTGGGGAGATACTATTACAACCCCAGCACTCCAAGTAATGTCCCTGCACATAA GTTGGAAGTTTGGCCAGGTTACATCTCTGCTATCAAAGAGCATGAAGGTGGACTGTTCCTGATGTTAGATTCTTCTCACAGAGTCTTACGCACTGAGACAGTTTTGGATATGAT gagcAAACTGGCCCAGGAAAAGCCCAGTTCTTTTCAGGATGATGTGATCAAAAATTTACTCGGATGTATTGTGCTCACAAGATACAACAACAAGACCTACAGAATAGATGACATTGAGTGGGATAAGAATCCATCTGACACGTTTGAAACAAGCTCAGGCAAAAGTGTAACTTTCCAAGAGTACTATTG GACACATTATGGCAAGAAAGTAGATGGAAATCAGCCCCTTTTAATACACAGGCCTAAAGCAAGGAAAGTTGGAGGG GCTACTATACAACCAAGGACAGAGGTGATCTGCTTGATTCCTGAGCTGTGTTATCTCACAGGACTCACAGATGACATGAGAAAGAATTACAGTGTTATGAAG GATCTGGCCGCTCACACGAGAGTGACACCAACTCAGAGGCTTGAGACAATGAAGAAATTCATTGATAGTATCAACAAAAACGATACAGCACGCACACAGCTAGAAGAGTGGGGACTGATGTTAGACACATCGGCCATAGCT GTGGATGGACGACAGTTAAATATTGAAACAATCACCATGGGCAGCAATGCAAAGTTTTCTGCAGGACCAAGAGCAGAGTGGTCTCGTGAGATGTCCAACTGTCAGCTGATCTCAACTGTTGACCTTAATCACTGGCTTATCCTGTACATACAGCGAAATTTATCAGAAGTCAACAGCCTTTTGCTGGAAGTGTCTCGTGTAACTCCACTCATGGGAATGAGTGTTCAGCAACCAATCCGAGTTGTCCTGAATGATGACAAGACAGACACTCTTATCAGAAGCCTCCGCCAAAATGTCAATCCCAAA ATACAACTTGTGATGGTGGTCTTTCCAACATCCCGTGATGATAAATACAATGCTGTGAAGAAATACACTTTTGTAGACTGCCCAGTCCCCTCACAG gTCATTCTGAGTAATACTTTgaggaaaaaagacaagttGAAGAGTGTGGTACAGAAGATCATGTTTCAGGTTAATGTCAAGCTTGGTGGAGTACTTTGGGCTGTCAAAATCCCATTG GAACGCCTCATGGTTATTGGCATCGACACATTTCATGATGCTGCTCATGGTCGTCGCTCTATCGGAGGTTTTGTCTCCAACATCGACCCAGACTGCACTCGGTGGTTTAGCCGTGTATGCATCCAAATGAAGTCTGAAGAGTTGCTGTCtggtttgtcagtgtgtgtaacCGCAGCAATCAGGAAATACTATGAG GTGAACCATTTCTTACCAGAAAAGATTGTAGTTTATCGGgatggtgttggtgatggtcAGCTGCCAATGGTGTCAGATTATGAGGTACAACAAATTGAGTCATGCTTTGCGAAGTTTGGAGCAGACTACTTTCCAAAGACGACTGTAATTGTTGTACAGAAGCGAATCAACACCAGAATATTTTTAAGG gaaaatgacagaaaattggAAAACCCACCTTCAGGCACTGTTCTAGACCATACTGTTACCAAACGTGACAT GTACGACTTTTTCCTGGTATCTCAGCATGTGCGGCAGGGAACTGTATCCCCAACTCATTACATTGTCCTTCATGACAACATAGGACTTCCACCAGAGAGAAATCAAGCTCTTGCTTACAAGATGACTCATCTATATTATAACTGGCCAGGCACTGTCAGAGTACCAGCACCATGTCTG TATGCCCACAAACTTTCATATTTGGTGGGGCAGTCCTTACATAAAGCACCATCAGAAGAGTTGTGTGATAGACTGTTTTTCCTGTAA